Part of the Deltaproteobacteria bacterium genome is shown below.
TTCGCAAGCCATCCCTCTGAAAAATGGCCTTTTCCTTCCGGGAGCTAACGTCAAGAGACGGAGCGCGCGCCATCGATCTTCGACCCGTACATAGCGAGGACGAATATTTCATGGCTATGGCCCTTGAGGAGGCCATAAAGGCGGGGGAGGAAGGTGAAGTTCCTATTGGGGCGGTTTTAGTAGCAGACGGCCAAATAATCGCCAGAAGCCATAACCGGCCCATCGCCCTCTCCGACCCCACGGCCCATGCCGAAATCCTGGTCCTCCGGGAAGGGGCGGGTAAGTTCGGTAACTATCGGCTTTCAGGAAGCACCCTTTATGTCACCCTCGAGCCCTGCGCCATGTGTGCCGGAGCGCTTCTCCAAGCGCGGGTTAAAAGGCTGGTCTTTGGGGCGGAAGATCCTAAGGGGGGCGCAGTACAGTCGCTTTACCTTTTGTTGGAAGATGCCCGCCAGAATCATCGGGTGGAAGTTACTGGGGGTGTTTTTCAAGAAGACTGCCGGCAAGTTTTGCGCCAGTTTTTCCAGGAACGAAGGTAAAAATGATTTGCCACAGAGGGCACAGAGGCCACAGAGAATCAAATATAAAGCGAATAATTTTTATTAAAGCATTTAATTTTCTCTGTGTTCTCCGTGATCTCTGTGGCTAATAATGTATTTCCGGAGAGGTACCGAAGTGGTCGTAACGGGGTCGACTCGAAATCGACTTGGGGGTCAAAAGCTCTCACGTGGGTTCGAATCCCACCCTCTCCGCCAAAAAACATAAGAATAATGGGACGCGTCCTGATAATTAAAATAACTCACCTCGGGCGGGACCGCGGAGAGATGACCGAGCTGGCCGAAGGTGCACGACTGGAAATCGTGTGTTCCGCCAAAAGCGGGACCGTGGGTTCGAATCCCACTCTCTCCGCCATGCACCACGTAGGATGCATGGCTGCCCTGAACTCTACGTAGTTCAGGCTGTCAGAAAATTTAATATTTTCGGACGCAGATTTTCAGGATTAAAAAAATAGGATGATAATAGTTGAAAATAAAAACCCAAATTAATAAAAAGGGTTTTTATTTCTTGTTTCGGAAATTCTTAAAAGTAAAAAGATTTTTTCAGCGTTTATCGGCGCAAAT
Proteins encoded:
- the tadA gene encoding tRNA adenosine(34) deaminase TadA, which codes for MAFSFRELTSRDGARAIDLRPVHSEDEYFMAMALEEAIKAGEEGEVPIGAVLVADGQIIARSHNRPIALSDPTAHAEILVLREGAGKFGNYRLSGSTLYVTLEPCAMCAGALLQARVKRLVFGAEDPKGGAVQSLYLLLEDARQNHRVEVTGGVFQEDCRQVLRQFFQERR